The following proteins are co-located in the Haliotis asinina isolate JCU_RB_2024 chromosome 13, JCU_Hal_asi_v2, whole genome shotgun sequence genome:
- the LOC137260478 gene encoding sodium- and chloride-dependent glycine transporter 1-like produces MAYVTGSNMDNFQSSGLNLAFSVLPEAVTYLPLPQLWSVLVFMTMMTLGLDTTVPSLEITQETIADQFPSLSKRRWLLLLIVFLPCFLLALPYTTQAGVYVLILVDWYASVPPVMLFGVVECIVLAWVFGVHRLDKCTVEMYGQKIPKWLAFLMKYITPGLLVIIFGYAFYEYRPPKYGTYFYPEWATVIGWLISAFIIVPTPCWVVYCVWKSSGDTFKRKLLNAFIQQDVPKDIPLDERSEEKETLNVAM; encoded by the exons GTCTTAATCTGGCGTTCTCAGTGTTACCGGAAGCAGTGACATATCTCCCTTTGCCCCAGTTATGGTCCGTGCTGGTCTTCATGACGATGATGACATTGGGCCTAGATACGACG GTTCCGAGTTTAGAGATAACACAAGAGACTATAGCTGACCAGTTCCCATCACTGTCCAAGCGTCGGTGGCTTCTTCTTCTCATTGTGTTTCTTCCTTGCTTCCTCTTGGCTCTTCCTTACACGACGCAG GCTGGTGTCTACGTCCTGATCCTTGTAGACTGGTACGCATCGGTGCCCCCTGTGATGTTGTTCGGGGTGGTGGAGTGTATCGTGCTAGCCTGGGTGTTTG GTGTACACAGACTGGATAAGTGTACGGTGGAGATGTATGGGCAGAAAATTCCGAAGTGGCTGGCTTTCCTTATGAAGTACATTACCCCTGGACTGCTCGTG ATTATATTCGGGTACGCCTTTTACGAATACCGGCCACCGAAGTACGGCACTTACTTCTATCCTGAGTGGGCaactgtgattggttggcttatATCTGCCTTTATTATTGTTCCCACGCCATGCTGGGTAGTTTACTGTGTATGGAAGTCCAGCGGGGATACATTTAAACGG aAACTGCTGAATGCATTTATTCAGCAAGATGTACCGAAGGATATACCGCTGGACGAAAGATCTGAAGAGAAAGAAACCCTCAACGTCGCCATGTAA